In Candidatus Kuenenbacteria bacterium, one genomic interval encodes:
- a CDS encoding PEGA domain-containing protein, with protein MIVAAVVFLMAACAKNPVEPDGCKECPKTTLSITSVPDSADVMIDGGSYTTPTGPIEVRPGSHQVFLVKEGYCDTLVTPAPVAIKERDIPVHVILTKKSGEPQTYVAITSSPTDALVSCNGDYIGRTPINNRPAVEGQTYALQVSKEGFVTRDTTVTAVKGENLVHVVLDTLPGLSVSASANPATIISGQSSNLTAVANGGRAPYTYTWSNGASGSSIN; from the coding sequence ATGATCGTGGCTGCTGTTGTTTTTTTGATGGCGGCCTGCGCCAAAAATCCGGTCGAACCGGATGGATGCAAAGAGTGCCCCAAGACCACCCTGTCGATCACCTCGGTGCCGGATAGCGCCGATGTGATGATCGACGGTGGTAGCTACACAACTCCGACCGGACCTATTGAGGTTCGCCCTGGTAGTCACCAGGTGTTCCTCGTGAAAGAAGGCTACTGCGACACGCTGGTAACCCCGGCACCTGTGGCGATCAAGGAACGGGATATTCCCGTCCACGTGATCCTCACGAAAAAATCTGGGGAACCGCAGACCTACGTTGCCATCACAAGCTCGCCGACTGATGCCCTCGTGAGCTGCAATGGAGATTATATCGGCCGAACGCCGATCAATAATCGCCCGGCAGTCGAAGGACAAACCTATGCCCTTCAAGTCTCTAAAGAGGGTTTTGTGACCAGGGATACAACGGTCACAGCCGTCAAGGGAGAAAACCTCGTACATGTAGTACTCGACACTTTGCCGGGTCTGTCGGTTTCGGCTTCGGCCAATCCGGCAACGATCATCTCCGGACAGTCTTCGAATCTGACGGCAGTGGCCAATGGCGGACGCGCTCCTTACACTTACACGTGGAGCAATGGCGCCAGTGGATCATCGATCAAC